A window from Podospora bellae-mahoneyi strain CBS 112042 chromosome 1 map unlocalized CBS112042p_1, whole genome shotgun sequence encodes these proteins:
- a CDS encoding uncharacterized protein (EggNog:ENOG503P7CE; COG:S) yields MGSRGQQIFRTTMFKVPDPANQKKLVEMYNKLAEEQKKDGKPYILYACAGTANPDQRSKGYTVVANMKFASLDDMNYYDNECPTHAALKKAGAGLGVEEPPLVVYFEGTPALMVN; encoded by the exons atgggTTCAAGAGGCCAGCAGATCTTCCGGACGACCATGTTCAAGGTCCCCGATCCGGCGAACCAGAAGAAGTTGGTGGAGATGTACAACAAGCTTGctgaggagcagaagaag GACGGCAAGCCGTACATCCTCTACGCCTGCGCCGGCACCGCGAATCCGGATCAGAGATCGAAGGGGTATACCGTTGTGGCAAACATGAAGTTTGCCAGTTTGGATGATATGAATTATTATGACAACGAGTGCCCCACGCATGcggcgttgaagaaggccggggctgggttgggggtggaggagccgcCTTTGGTGGTGTACTTTGAGGGAACGCCGGCGTTGATGGTGAACTAG
- a CDS encoding uncharacterized protein (COG:T; EggNog:ENOG503NYB0) gives MRSSFLETSIIDLLEADPRPSFIVALIPHPPTVVYTNPAFGEHPGLLELVTAAKEDNAPLWEWISGGSTATTAGPSLSYSDTYWTRAVVNEEMVVVGANEQAKPPSRPVPPTIRVESTTPGPGPDKSIAEPTPRRTRPPVEFAETDTVIEIASERPPSAPASPARPVHALDNRTRSTSAVVQTTTKDRLALRAETVQSLSLERSASDPGWILPDIDPDVIDSVNWAATPLGPQKSWSSRLEQTFNQILVDSRPIALYWGPEYTMIYNEAYSKLCGSRHPEMLGMSVDDAWHEAGKMLKDTMRSFSLKQKGVVEDEWRFFIEREAEVEDGPHWQEETYLKWSLIPVVENNEYLGFMHAVAETTSMRLWERRMKMLIDLGEVLITARDVKSYWEKTIEQLKAVDPQYDIPLAILYSVDEDPEASSAPPSPSLGPSKICRLEGALGVPEEHPIAPHTISLRMSDDGLAAAFREALKAPHPLLLQTHNESLPTHLLEGLQWRGFNDDPCRAAVICPIRPTKKENVMGLLFLGLNPRRPYDNDYRQYISLLNQKLATSLASIVLLEEEARRGRNAAEQAAYDQAMLKEKLAVQTKEANESIQMFEAVAEFVPVGMCFGDPEGNITFANDAWYKITGYPGTGPVKSAGFLACIVEEDRQMLVSQYDRLKSVNNVEFEFRVKQQANLEAPLTRTSPSFEKAGLDLSSVEDLKERHVLAAARAERAVDGSILRVLTCLTDVTAHKRAAEEAVRRAQQAENLKRMAEFATVGLYDMDLEGKLLGANNVFFEMCGLEKVDPSEVELRPWKDCVCEDDHLQISEKIETMLRQDKVQNVEVRLKTAWTADDGAGHKVIVPNRWVQATLMPVRTTEGQIQSFTGCLSDVSLQKWQLDMEKKRKEEAIESKRQQENFIDMTSHEMRNPLSAIVHCADAIIATLARVQELVSNPPCGSAACATLPRPESRDGLSLNTDISEDCSTDVIGLIESSIDSAETIVGCAQHQKRIVDDILTMSKLDSKLLAITPITVNPILMVQEALKMFEIEARRVDINLSMVVDQSYRDLGIKYLDFDPSRLKQVLINLLTNALKFTKTGPTRNVSVAISASLTRPTEAASSSKVQFIPRSEEDYFGHDPSNPAPCTRGKPVFVMFEVKDTGQGLTDEEKKSLFKRFVQASSRTHVKYGGSGLGLFISRRLTELQNGAIGVASQPGVGSTFVFYIEASIPSEEARQEAEAAALAASKMSALKLSGKVNGIGNSASRRAANGGSPSESTVITPGGSASRPSPITPSTGSEVSTPPLFPSGLSTTFIPSTNSLSTPPPTISGILVVEDNLINQLITRRGLVNMGFNVDVANHGVECLDKLRKTDRFVFSGSDEGESSSSEKKFSLSVILMDIEMPVQDGLTCTRHIRELERKGMIKGGRIPIIAVSANARMEQILEAKEAGCDDVLVKPYRMPELLEKMRVVVAQVNGNGVEKKENGEEVT, from the exons ATGCGCTCCTCTTTCTTGGAGACGAGCATTATCGATCTGCTAGAGGCCGACCCGAGACCTTCGTTCATTGTCGccctcatccctcacccGCCCACTGTCGTCTACACGAACCCGGCCTTTGGGGAACACCCGGGCCTCCTCGAGCTTGTAACAGCCGCAAAGGAAGACAATGCCCCTCTATGGGAATGGATCTCGGGCGGCTCGACGGCAACAACCGCCGGGCCGTCACTTTCTTACTCCGACACGTACTGGACGAGAGCAGTAGTAAATGAAGAGATGGTGGTAGTGGGCGCAAACGAGCAGGCGAAACCACCCTCCAGGCCCGTACCGCCCACAATACGAGTCGAGTCGACGACCCCTGGCCCTGGGCCAGACAAAAGCATTGCGGAACCGACGCCTCGGCGCACGAGGCCGCCTGTTGAATTTGCGGAGACGGATACTGTTATCGAGATAGCATCGGAAAGACCCCCCTCCGCACCGGCCTCACCGGCTCGACCGGTACATGCGCTGGATAACCGGACTAGATCTACATCTGCCGTGGTTCAGACTACTACAAAAGACCGGCTGGCTTTGCGCGCTGAAACCGTTCAGTCTTTGTCTCTGGAACGGTCCGCCTCAGACCCAGGATGGATTCTGCCCGATATCGACCCAG ATGTAATCGACAGTGTGAACTGGGCCGCAACCCCACTTGGGCCTCAGAAGAGCTGGTCTTCGAGACTGGAGCAGACCTTCAACCAAATCCTCGTCGACAGTCGGCCAATAGCACTGTATTGGGGTCCGGAGTACACCATGATTTATAACGAAGCCTATAGCAAACTGTGCGGTTCTCGGCACCCGGAAATGCTGGGAATGTCTGTGGATGACGCTTGGCACGAGGCAGGAAAGATGCTCAAGGATACGATGCGGAGCTTTAGCCTTAAGCAAAAAGGCGTTGTGGAGGACGAGTGGAGGTTCTTCATTGAGcgcgaggccgaggtggaggacggTCCGCACTGGCAGGAGGAGACGTATCTCAAGTGGTCGCTTATACCCGTTGTTGAAAACAATGAGTATTTGGGATTCATGCATGCCGTGGCCGAGACGACGAGTATGAGGTTGTGGGAACGGCGGATGAAGATGCTGATTGATTTGGGCGAGGTTTTGATCACAGCGAGGGACGTCAAGAGTTATTGGGAGAAGACGATCGAGCAGCTCAAGGCGGTTGACCCTCAGTACGACATTCCGCTGGCGATTCTCTACAGTGTTGACGAGGACCCCGAAGCTTCTTCtgcccccccttctcctAGCCTGGGACCTTCCAAAATTTGCCGGTTGGAAGGGGCATTGGGTGTGCCCGAGGAGCATCCTATTGCTCCGCACACGATCAGCTTGCGCATGAGTGATGACGGACTTGCGGCGGCCTTCAGAGAAGCGCTCAAGGCACCCCACCCGCTCTTGTTACAGACGCATAATGAGAGTCTGCCAACACATCTGCTGGAGGGTCTGCAGTGGAGGGGATTCAACGACGACCCCTGCCGAGCGGCCGTCATCTGTCCGATCCGACCTACCAAGAAGGAGAATGTCATGGGCCTTCTCTTTCTGGGGCTGAATCCCCGGCGCCCGTACGACAACGATTATAGGCAGTACATTTCGTTACTGAACCAGAAGCTCGCGACATCTCTGGCATCgattgtgttgttggaggaggaagcgagACGGGGCCGCAACGCTGCTGAGCAAGCTGCGTATGATCAGGCTATGCTCAAGGAGAAACTTGCGGTTCAGACCAAGGAAGCAAACGAGTCGATTCAAATGTTTGAAGCCGTGGCTGAGTTCGTGCCGGTGGGCATGTGCTTTGGAGATCCGGAGGGAAACATCACTTTTGCCAATGATGCCTGGTATAAGATTACAGGGTATCCTGGGACGGGTCCGGTGAAGAGCGCTGGGTTCTTGGCGTGcattgtggaggaggacagaCAGATGCTTGTGTCACAGTATGACAGGCTCAAGTCGGTGAACAACGTCGAGTTTGAGTTTAGGGTGAAGCAGCAGGCCAATTTGGAGGCGCCGCTGACGAGGACGTCGCCGAGTTTTGAGAAGGCGGGGCTGGATCTGTCGTCGGTGGAGGATTTGAAGGAGAGGCATGTTCTTGCTGCCgcgagggcggagagggcggtggatggGAGCATTCTGAGGGTATTGACCTGCCTTACGGACGTTACTGCGCACAAGAgggctgctgaggaggcggtcaGACGGGCTCAGCAGGCGGAGAACTTGAAGAGGATGGCCGAGTTTGCAACGGTTGGGCTTTATGACATGGATCTGGAGGGGAAGCTACTAGGGGCCAATAATGTCTTCTTTGAGATGTGCGGACTCGAGAAGGTTGACCCGTCTGAGGTCGAGCTTCGGCCCTGGAAGGATTGTGTGTGTGAGGATGATCACCTGCAGATTAGCGAGAAGATTGAGACGATGCTGAGGCAGGACAAGGTGCAGAATGTGGAGGTTCGCTTGAAGACGGCGTGGACGGCCGACGACGGGGCTGGCCACAAGGTCATTGTGCCGAACCGTTGGGTGCAGGCTACTTTGATGCCGGTGCGGACGACAGAGGGGCAGATCCAAAGCTTCACGGGCTGTCTGAGCGATGTTTCATTGCAGAAGTGGCAGCTTgacatggagaagaagagaaaggaggaggcgattgAGTCGAAGCGACAGCAGGAAAACTTTATCGATATGACTTCACACGAGATGCGGAATCCGCTAAGCGCGATCGTCCACTGCGCAGatgccatcatcgccacgcTTGCGAGGGTCCAGGAACTGGTCAGCAACCCACCTTGCGGCTCTGCAGCCTGTGCGACTCTTCCCAGACCCGAGTCTCGCGATGGGCTGTCGCTGAACACAGACATTAGTGAGGACTGTAGCACAGATGTGATTGGCCTCATCGAGAGCAGCATCGATAGTGCCGAGACCATTGTCGGATGTGCCCAGCATCAGAAGAGGATTGTGGACGATATTCTTACCATGTCGAAGCTCGACTCGAAATTGCTTGCCATCACGCCCATCACGGTCAACCCGATTCTCATGGTTCAAGAAGCGCTCAAAATGTTTGAGATTGAGGCTCGCAGGGTGGATATCAATCTGAGCATGGTGGTCGACCAGTCTTACCGCGATCTCGGGATCAAGTATCTGGACTTTGATCCGTCAAGGCTGAAGCAGGTTCTCATCAATCTTCTTACCAATGCTCTCAAGTTCACTAAGACAGGACCAACGAGAAATGTGTCGGTGGCCATCAGCGCCAGTCTTACCCGACCGACGGAGGCGGCGAGCTCTAGTAAGGTTCAGTTTATCCCTCGGTCGGAGGAGGACTACTTTGGACATGACCCGTCCAACCCTGCTCCCTGCACCCGCGGGAAACCAGTGTTTGTCATGTtcgaggtcaaggacacGGGACAAGGTCTTAccgatgaggagaagaagagcctCTTCAAGCGCTTTGTCCAAGCCTCCAGTCGCACCCACGTCAAGTACGGCGGGTCAGGTTTGGGACTGTTTATCAGCCGCCGGCTGACGGAGCTTCAAAACGGGGCGATAGGTGTTGCCAGCCAGCCGGGGGTGGGCAGCACGTTTGTCTTTTACATCGAGGCTTCCATCCCCAGCGAGGAAGCGAGACAAGAagccgaggcggcggcgctggcggcaAGCAAGATGTCTGCTCTTAAGCTGAGTGGGAAGGTGAACGGCATCGGCAACTCGGCCAGTAGACGGGCGGCGAATGGGGGCTCGCCGAGTGAATCGACGGTCATCACTCCGGGGGGGAGTGCTTCGAGGCCTAGTCCGATTACCCCATCTACGGGGAGCGAGGTCAGCACCCCGCCGTTGTTTCCGTCAGGGTTGTCGACTACTTTTATTCCGTCAACCAACAGCCTGTCTACCCCTCCGCCAACGATCAGCGGGATTCTGGTCGTGGAGGATAACCTGATCAATCAGCTTATTACTCGTCGAGGGTTGGTGAACATGGGTTTCAATGTCGATGTGGCCAATCACGGGGTGGAGTGCCTGGACAAGTTGAGGAAGACGGATCGGTTTGTTTTTTCGGGcagtgatgagggggagagcagcagcagcgagaaGAAGTTTTCCCTGTCGGTCATCCTGATGGACATCGAGATGCCTGTGCAGGATGGCCTGACGTGCACGAGGCATATTCGGGAGCTGGAACGGAAGGGGATGAtcaagggggggaggatacCGATCATTGCTGTGAGTGCGAATGCGCGGATGGAGCAGATTttggaggcgaaggaggcggggtgtgatgatgttttggtgAAGCCGTACAGGATGCCCGAGTTGTTGGAGAAAAtgagggttgttgttgcgcaggtgaatgggaatggggtggagaagaaggagaatggggaggaggttacATGA
- the ADE1 gene encoding Bifunctional purine biosynthetic protein ade1 (BUSCO:EOG09260LS9; COG:F; EggNog:ENOG503NVQW) — protein sequence MQDSLCAYWPAPVVIRYVRAGGAGSAPPSTTSALRPGPSSDNITQYSMSIPVVTNIELSSLAKLASGKVRDLYNVDDKTLLFVTTDRISAYDVIMANGVPLKGAVLTNISAHWFKVLQERIPDLKTHFITLDPPANLGDADKELVRGRSMQVRKLKVFPVEAIVRGYITGSAWNEYKKSGTVHGLAVPAGLQQCSPFPEPIYTPSTKAELGQHDENITPEQAAKIVGEKYAARIEALALKVYKAGAAYAAERGIIIADTKFEFGLDEETDEIVLIDEVLTPDSSRFWPADEYEVGRDQDSFDKQFLRNWLTKEGLKGKDGVEMPADIAQSTSERYLDAFKRLTGKTLQEALQG from the exons ATGCAGGACAGTCTTTGCGCCT ATTGGCCAGCACCGGTAGTGATCCGATATGTGCGTGCGGGAGGTGCCGGCTCGGCCccaccttccaccacctctgctcTAAGACCGGGCCCG tcaTCAGACAACATCACACAGTACAGCATGTCGATCCCTGTGGTGACAAACATTGAGCTCAGCTCCCTGGCCAAGCTTGCCAGCGGCAAGGTGCGGGATCTTTACAATGTCGACGATAAGACGCTGTTGTTCGTAACAACGGACCGCATCTCAGCCTACGACGTCATCATGGCCAACGGGGTGCCCCTCAAGGGCGCTGTTCTCACCAACATCTCGGCCCACTGGTTTAAGGTACTCCAGGAGCGGATCCCGGATCTCAAGACTCACTTCATCACCCTGGACCCTCCTGCCAACCTCGGCGATGCCGACAAGGAGCTGGTGCGCGGCCGCAGCATGCAGGTTCGCAAGCTCAAGGTATTCCCTGTCGAGGCCATTGTGCGTGGCTACATCACGGGAAGCGCGTGGAACGAGTACAAGAAGTCGGGCACGGTACACGGACTGGCCGTGCCTGCCGGCCTCCAGCAATGCTCCCCCTTCCCGGAGCCCATCTACACCCCCAGCACCAAGGCCGAGCTGGGCCAGCATGACGAGAACATCACCCCCGAGCAGGCGGCCAAGATCGTTGGAGAGAAGTACGCTGCACGCATCGAGGCTCTGGCGTTGAAGGTCTACAAGGCCGGTGCGGCCTATGCGGCTGAGCGGGGGATTATCATTGCCGACACCAAGTTTGAGTTTGGTCTGGACGAGGAGACAGATGAGATTGTCCTCATTGACGAGGTTCTCACACCCGACAGCTCGCGCTTCTGGCCTGCGGATGAATATGAGGTTGGCCGGGACCAGGACAGCTTCGACAAGCAGTTTTTGAGAAATTGGTTGACCAAGGAGGGGCTCAAGGGcaaggatggtgttgagatgCCTGCTGATATTGCTCAGTCCACCAGCGAGAGGTATTTGGATGCTTTCAAACGTCTGACTGGCAAGACATTGCAAGAGGCTCTTCAGGGGTAA
- a CDS encoding uncharacterized protein (MEROPS:MER0000938; EggNog:ENOG503NXPH; COG:O) — MQLVAASVLALASGVFAQNVVQFNVSRGVPGVHLGSIPVLGKRAATHSERLINFMAGGGYYARVSLGTPPQVITMLLDTGSSDAWVLSHKADLCIDDDLQQETQLICVDTFNPSKSSTHKVIDPRGFQIKYLDGGIASGGWMQDDFTIGGTTIKSLQLAYVTKAKRNTGILGLGFAASEKAATKYPNIIDQLANQNLISSKAFSLYLNDRRTDAGSILFGGIDTDKFIGPLQIIPLLATNGTYTSFEIDFSSLAVTLPNSTTFDMKTSMLDHAAPAVLDSGTTLSYLPDDMVDILIGNLDTFFDPELDMLLINCAYLTSSSPSLSFQFYFLNSTASIRVPVWEMVLDVLSPSYVPPDDAPFKNACLFGIQSTEIFETTGTVKQPNFTLLGDTFLRSAYVVFDLGNYEVGMGQANLNSTSSRIIELTEGEGKNATETETATKTKGLPEVTGVLAQQTTFTPTTGPVMTLVTTKNNAAVKLGMTGVGEMMGVVGITNLMAVLGGVFMAL, encoded by the coding sequence ATGCAATTGGTTGCTGCTTCCGTGTTGGCTCTGGCATCGGGAGTTTTCGCGCAAAATGTGGTCCAGTTCAATGTCTCGAGAGGCGTGCCAGGAGTGCACTTGGGTTCCATACCCGTGCTGGGCAAAAGGGCCGCCACCCATTCGGAACGGCTGATCAACTTCATGGCAGGCGGAGGGTACTATGCGCGCGTCAGTCTTGGGACACCACCGCAGGTCATTACCATGCTGCTGGACACGGGCAGCAGTGACGCTTGGGTCCTGAGCCACAAAGCCGACCTCTGCATTGATGACGATCTCCAACAAGAGACTCAGTTAATATGCGTCGACACGTTCAACCCCAGcaaatcctccacccacAAGGTGATCGACCCCCGAGGCTTTCAAATCAAGTATCTTGACGGCGGCATAGCCTCCGGGGGCTGGATGCAAGACGATTTTACCATTGGTGGCACGACGATCAAATCCCTCCAGCTAGCCTATGTGACCAAAGCCAAACGCAACACAGGAATCCTTGGGTTAGGTTTCGCCGCCAGCGAGAAAGCTGCTACCAAATACCCCAACATCATCGACCAGCTCGCCAACCAGAACCTCATCTCGTCCAAAGCCTTCTCCCTCTACCTCAACGATCGCCGCACCGACGCGGGCTCCATCCTCTTTGGCGGTATCGATACGGACAAGTTCATCGGCCCCCTCCAAATCATCCCCTTACTGGCCACAAACGGGACGTACACCTCCTTCGAGATCGACTTCTCCTCGTTAGCagtcaccctccccaactcgACCACTTTCGACATGAAAACCTCCATGCTCGACCACGCCGCCCCAGCAGTCCTCGACTCGGGCACCACACTCTCATACCTCCCGGACGACATGGTCGATATCCTCATCGGAAACCTGGACACGTTTTTCGACCCAGAACTAGACATGCTCCTCATCAACTGCGCCTacctcacctcttcctcgccttccctctccttccaaTTCTACTTTCTCAACTCCACAGCCTCAATCCGTGTCCCGGTGTGGGAAATGGTCCTCGACGTCTTGTCGCCATCTTACGTCCCCCCAGATGACGCCCCCTTCAAAAACGCCTGCCTATTCGGTATCCAATCCACCGAAATCTTTGAGACGACCGGCACGGTCAAGCAACCCAACTTCACCCTCCTAGGCGACACTTTCCTCCGATCAGCATACGTGGTTTTTGACCTGGGGAATTACGAAGTGGGCATGGGGCAGGCGAACTTGAATTCGACCAGTTCGAGGATCATTGAGCTGACGGAAGGGGAAGGCAAAAATGCCACGGAGACGGAGACTGCAACGAAAACAAAGGGGTTGCCCGAGGTGACGGGGGTGTTGGCGCAGCAGACTACTTTTACACCTACTACGGGGCCGGTCATGACGTTGGTTACTACCAAGAATAATGCCGCCGTCAAACTTGGGATGACGGGAGTGggagagatgatgggggttgtgggaaTCACGAATTTGATGgcggttttggggggagtgTTTATGGCGCTTTGA
- a CDS encoding uncharacterized protein (EggNog:ENOG503P5UJ) codes for MGSLDPYVTDPLAAMSEVQLILHAPPDFPISKNTEILGVCGVADNYAKADKYGWIVADFLAYKVGCYGLGRSSNHTWLSSLDLHCFLENVSTKLDAGPGSPMRRKIFGPNGDQITTVPADNAGFLNVLLTQIGDSAKSAASKNVPLVIFMFTPVTPEHDICIDFGEKKFLTTEEICRTIAEATGNPNLSVTLLTPSAFTGGWNCRPSLMGPSRCSATKAMELIARSSGGAFADTFMKVFTSRQSPLLAREHQDIARYDDLMPLSPTVEQKNFLHHLQGRVHEILEHGFSPFASLHTAVVNGPDPWEILAPKNRFMDRPLYEAVRRVEFFGEAFGGERSSQLFHLCYLIDIELSTCPGDWNKKTAGMTQELYRGFTEHPNPDDDHFRQVFYTLDYRASSMKLTALHLPMPGNLKCRYWNDGYDQDDAFYKRHAAAFGEAHNLFDQVAVRPRERRHDYKVVRFLCASRWLSACIAMKFANDGTDTANVKIFVNSSVTDFITQVKDLQLGLLLSRWLAAIGFSDSRNMKILGAIDTSSPSLEVFSRSPVAPVYVDRGKGKEVAKVEEPPSLWFEKQNQSPVYPIQQAQVNVGRDGVVFPAEERADEFALQQALLNEAKFNKEKEKTVIEPAFQHHKPLISIHQPPAATPAPEFQTPRSPVRKSPVTTVVEPTMASASEPVSTKAPSSYTPDTPFSGYTAIVQEHKVLTKPDEVKEVFAQILQDAMKIALSRMDASADSRLSAILSRDPPPPSVVQPARSTTVEALAVNNPTPPRSPVQPTTLSSVQKSPQRAIRDQLKDTSGEPKVETDPASADDFWARAFSISHKNY; via the exons ATGGGATCCTTGGACCCTTACGTGACCGACCCATTGGCGGCCATGTCCGAGGTTCAGCTCATTCTCCATGCGCCTCCCGACTTCCCCATCAGCAAAAACACCGAGATTCTCGGCGTCTGCGGTGTTGCCGACAATTACGCCAAAGCTGACAAATACGGCTGGATAGTTGCCGACTTTCTTGCCTATAAAGTAGGCTGCTACGGTCTTGGTCGTTCAAGTAATCAT ACTTGGCTGAGCTCTCTCGATTTGCACTGCTTCCTTGAGAATGTTTCCACCAAACTGGATGCAGGTCCTGGGAGCCCTATGCGCAGAAAAATATTTGGCCCCAACGGTGATCAGATTACCACTGTTCCAGCCGACAATGCCGGATTTCTCAACGTTCTTCTAACGCAAATTGGCGACAGTGCCAAGTCTGCTGCCTCCAAGAACGTCCCCTTGGTTATTTTCATGTTCACGCCTGTTACCCCCGAGCATGATATTTGCATTGACTTCGGCGAGAAGAAATTCTTGACTACAGAAGAAATCTGTAGAACTATCGCGGAAGCCACGGGAAACCCCAATCTTTCCGTCACCTTGTTGACCCCTTCTGCGTTTACTGGGGGTTGGAACTGCCGGCCTAGTCTCATGGGGCCGTCGAGATGTTCCGCCACCAAGGCCATGGAGTTGATTGCAAGATCTTCGGGAGGAGCTTTTGCGGACACATTCATGAAAGTCTTTACCAGTCGTCAGTCGCCTCTGTTAGCCCGAGAGCATCAAGACATCGCACGGTATGACGACCTCATGCCGCTTTCTCCCACCGTGGAACAGAAGAACTTTCTACATCACCTGCAGGGCCGAGTTCACGAAATCTTGGAGCACGGATTCTCGCCTTTCGCTAGTCTCCACACAGCCGTGGTGAATGGGCCCGACCCTTGGGAGATTCTCGCCCCCAAGAATCG GTTCATGGATCGCCCTCTTTACGAGGCTGTCCGGCGCGTGGAATTTTTCGGAGAAGCGTTCGGAGGAGAACGCAGCTCGCAGCTCTTTCACTTGTGCTACCTCATTGACATTGAGCTCAGCACCTGTCCCGGCGACTGGAACAAGAAGACAGCCGGAATGACGCAGGAGCTGTACCGCGGCTTCACGGAGCACCCCAACCCTGACGATGACCACTTCAGGCAAGTTTTCTATACACTCGATTATCGAGCCTCCTCCATGAAACTCACT GCACTGCATTTACCGATGCCTGGCAATCTTAAGTGCCGTTACTGGAACGACGGCTACGATCAGGATGACGCCTTTTACAAGAGGCATGCTGCGGCGTTTGGCGAAGCGCACAACCTGTTTGATCAGGTCGCCGTTCGTCCTAGAGAGAGACGACATGACTACAAAGTTGTGCGATTCTTGTGTGCATCGCGCTGGCTCTCGGCTTGCATTGCCATGAAGTTTGCGAACGATGGCACTGATACTGCCAACGTGAAAATTTTTGTCAACAGCAGTGTTACGGACTTTATTACCCAAGTCAAGGATTTGCAACTCGGCTTGCTTCT CTCTCGCTGGCTTGCCGCCATTGGTTTCAGCGATAGTCGTAACATGAAAATCCTAGGGGCGATTGATACCAGCAGCCCGTCCCTCGAGGTCTTTTCCCGGAGCCCAGTTGCTCCGGTCTATGTCGACAGGGGCAAGGGTAAGGAAGTGGCCAAGGTTGAGGAACCGCCATCTCTTTGGTTTGAGAAACAGAACCAATCCCCGGTTTATCCAATTCAGCAGGCGCAGGTCAATGTCGGACGTGACGGTGTGGTGTTTCCAGCTGAGGAGCGCGCTGATGAGTTTGCGTTGCAACAGGCTCTCCTCAACGAAGCCAAATTTaacaaggaaaaggagaagactGTTATTGAGCCAGCTTTTCAGCATCACAAACCCCTGATCAGCATTCACCAGCCTCCCGCCGCGACTCCGGCTCCCGAATTTCAGACTCCCAGATCCCCGGTGCGCAAGTCTCCTGTCACCACTGTTGTCGAGCCTACCATGGCGTCAGCTTCGGAGCCTGTGTCGACGAAGGCCCCATCGTCATACACCCCGGACACGCCGTTTTCCGGCTACACTGCAATTGTCCAAGAG CATAAGGTGCTTACCAAACCTGATGAGGTCAAGGAAGTCTTTGCGCAGATCCTCCAGGACGCCATGAAGATTGCTCTCTCACGGATGGATGCGTCTGCTGACAGTCGTTTGTCCGCTATCCTTTCTCGTgacccacctcctcccagtGTCGTCCAGCCTGCCAGGTCTACGACTGTTGAAGCACTGGCAGTCAACAACCCGACACCTCCCAGATCTCCTGTCCAGCCGACAACTCTCTCTTCCGTACAGAAGTCCCCCCAGAGAGCGATTAGGGACCAGCTGAAGGACACCTCGGGAGAGCCAAAGGTTGAGACTGATCCCGCCTCCGCCGATGACTTTTGGGCTCGTGCTTTCAGCATCTCGCACAAGAATTACTAG